The DNA window GGCGTTTGCATAGCACCGACGTGGCTTTTGCTCAGCACCGGTGTGGAGTTCGTGCAGCACTGTTACATTGTTACGGATTGTATGTGGTTTGGATTGTGGCAGCCATCTCTGACCTGGCATCTACCGCCTCACCCAATCTGTGGCACAGAACCTGCCGTCCTGACTCTATAAATGTATGGCGTGGTCATTCCCGTCCTCAGGAGCTCACGCTCTATTTACGCTGTATCGCTCCCGTCATCCCCGTCCTCAGGAGCTCACGCTCTATTTACGCTGTATCGCTCCCGTCATCCCCGTCCTCAGGAGCTCACGCTCTATTTACGCTGTATCGCTCCCGTCATCTCCGTCCTCAGGAGCTCACGCTCTATTTACACTGTATCGCTCCCGTCATCCCCGTCCTCAGGAGCTCACGCTCTATTTACAATGTATCGTTCCCGTCATCCCCGTCCTCAGGAGCTCACGCTCTATTTACGCTGTATCGCTCCCGTCATCCCCGTCCTCAGGAGCTCACGCTCTATTTACGCTGTATCGCTCCCGTCATCCCCGTCCTCAGGAGCTCACGCTCTATTTACGCTGTATCGCTCCCGTCATCTCCGTCCTCAGGAGCTCACGCTCTATTTACACTGTATCGCTCCCGTCATCCCCGTCCTCAGGAGCTCACGCTCTATTTACAATGTATCGTTCCCGTCATCCCCGTCCTCAGGAGCTCACGCTCTATTTACGCTGTATCGCTCCCGTCATCCCCGTCCTCAGGAGCTCACGCTCTATTTACCCTGTATCGCTCCCGTCATCCCCGTCCTCAGGAGCTCACGCCCTATTTACGCTGTATCGCTCCCGTCATCCCCGTCCTCAGGAGCTCACGCCCTATTTACGCTGtatcgctcccatcatccccgtccTCAGGAGATCACGCTCTATTTACCCTGTATCGCTCCCGTCATCCCCGTCCTCAGGAGCTCATCCTCTATTTACACTGTATCGCTCCCGTCATCCCTgtcctcaggagctcacgctttatTTACACTGTATCGCTCCCGTCATCCCCGTCCTCAGGAGATCACGCTCTATTTACCCTGTATCGCTCCCGTCATCCCCGTCTTCAGGAGCTCACGCTCTATTTACACTGTATCGCTCCCGTCATCCCCGTCCTCAGGAGATCACGCTCTATTTACCCTGTATCACTCCCGTCATCCCCGTCTTCAGGAGCTCACACTCTATTTACCCTGTATCACTCCCGTCATCCCCGTCTTCAGGAGATCACGCTCTATTTACACTGTATCGCTCCCGTCATCCCCGTCCTCAGGAGATCACGCTCTATTTACCCTGTATCACTCCCGTCATCCCCGTCTTCAGGAGCTCACACTCTATTTACCCTGTATCGCTCCCGTCATCCCCGTCTTCAGGAGCTCATGCTTTCTTTACACTGTATCGCTCCCGTCATCCCCGTCCTCAGGAGCTCACGCCCTATTTACGCTGTATCGCTCCCGTCATCCCCGTCCTCAGGAGCTCACGCTCTATTTACGCTGTATCGCTCCCGTCATCCCCGTCCTCAGGAGCTCACGCTCTATTTACCCTGTATCGCTCCTGTCATCCCCGTCCTCAGGAGCTCACGCTCTATTTACAATGTATCGTTCCCGTCATCCCCGTCCTCAGGAGCTCACGCTCTATTTACGCTGTATCGCTCCCGTCATCCCCGTCCTCAGGAGCTCACGCTCTATTTACCCTGTATCGCTCCCGTCATCCCCGTCCTCAGGAGCTCACCCTCTATTTACACTGTATCGCTCCCGTCATCCCCgtcctcaggagctcacgctttatTTACACTGTATCGCTCCCGTCATCCCCGTCCTCAGGAGATCACGCTCTATTTACCCTGTATCGCTCCCGTCATCCCCGTCTTCAGGAGCTCACGCTCTATTTACACTGTATCGCTCCCGTCATCCCCGTCCTCAGGAGATCACGCTCTATTTACCCTGTATCACTCCCGTCATCCCCGTCTTCAGGAGCTCACACTCTATTTACCCTGTATCACTCCCGTCATCCCCGTCTTCAGGAGATCACGCTCTATTTACACTGTATCGCTCCCGTCATCCCCGTCCTCAGGAGATCACGCTCTATTTACCCTGTATCACTCCCGTCATCCCCGTCTTCAGGAGCTCACACTCTATTTACCCTGTATCGCTCCCGTCATCCCCGTCTTCAGGAGCTCATGCTTTATTTACACTGTATCGCTCCCGTCATCCCCGTCCTCAGGAGCTCACGCCCTATTTACGCTGTATCGCTCCCGTCATCCCCGTCCTCAGGAGCTCACGCTCTATTTACGCTGTATCGCTCCCGTCATCCCCGTCCTCAGGAGCTCACGCTCTATTTACCCTGTATCGCTCCTGTCATCCCCGTCCTCAGGAGCTCACGCTCTATTTACCCTGTATCGCTCCCGTCATCCCCgtcctcaggagctcacgctttatTTACACTGTATCGTTCCAGTCATCCCCGTCCTCAGGAGCTCACGCTCTATTTACACGGtatcgctcccatcatccccgtccTCAGGAGCTCACAGTATACTCGTCTCACGCACACAATGTATCTGTCCCAGCATCGCTGCCCCCGGCGGAGCTGAACCCTGGTCTCTATGAGGGGCGTCATCCTCTTGTGTCAGTGAATGGAGGACGTATAATTGCTGGCGGCATCCTCTACCGTGCGGCGGCGCTGGTGTCCGGCCGGATTACGTTGTGCTTTGTTACCTGTCAGTTTCCTCATCGCACCGCGCTGTTAACTCCATGACCTGATATATTTCCTGCAAATCACATCGGTCCTTCCTCTCCCTGATCACTGCTGAACACGAGAGTCTCCGAGCAAAAGTCATTAACCCCATCCCTGCCACTAATGCATCAAGTAATCCTACAGTTCATGCTGTTTAAAGGGCCTCTGTCAGCGCAGAATGACCGATCCATCCACGTGCAGGCGCTCGGAGCAGCATGGCGGGGCTGGCACTACacatcccacctgcttgttttcccattCCCTTTTTTGATTGACAGATCAGGCGTCATAGAAGCAGAAGAGGGATAAGATGGATGGAAAACAAACAGGTGGGACGGTGATCGTATATGATCGGCCTCGCCATGctgcaccgagcgcctgtgcttggtgtgatcagtcattctgtgctgacaggcgCTCTGAAGGTAGAAATAAGTCATCAAGTTCAACCAATAACCTAATGTGCTGATCGAGAGGAGACAAAAGCCCATAAGACCAATGCAGATCGTATAAGGGaagaattccttcctgactccacatagggGAATCAGACTAGATCCCTAGATCAGTGTCCAGAATCTACTGGCATAATCTGCAATATAAGATCATCAGGAAAAGCAGCCAGACCCTCTGTGAAGATCATATATGTCTGcagtattgatcctgagttacctcttgtattatactccagagctgcactcactattctgctggtgcagtcactgtgtacatacattacagtactgatcctgagttacctcctgtattattctccagagctgcactcactattctgctggtgcagtcactgtgtacatacattacattactgatcctgagttacctcctgtattattctccagagctgcactcactattctgctggtgcagtcattgtgtacatacattacattactgatcctgagttacctcctgtattataccccagagctgcactcactattctgctggtgcagtcactgtgcacacacattacattactgatcctgaggtacctcctgtattatactccagagctgcactccattCAGGTTATCCTTCTTGCTGGGGTAGTCACGTGTGTTGCTGACCCTCGGGTTTAGTATCACTATCAATATTTCGATGTTCCAGTCTTAGATACGATGCCTCATGGTGTTGGGACTTTCACTCCTCACATCTTCTCCTTGGTGTCTGCTTACATTTCTAGGTAAGATCTTGGAGGGGCTTTCCATAGGTTCCTCCAGTCATTGGTCCCATCCTCAGGGACTGTCGTGCGGGCAcagcccggagctggggcaggcgCACATATAATTCCCATGCTGCGCTGCCTCTAGGGTCTCTCTCGAGTAATTTCGGCACAGTTGGTGGTTGTGGATAATTATTAGGTGGTCTCCAGGGTGTTGTCTTCTTCGCTCTCTAGGGTGACACAATTATGTTCCGAGTCCTCGTGTACAGTGCAGATATTCAGAGACACAGGTGGAGACCCCGGGGACCGGCACAAGCCCGAGCCTGCCCGCCGCTGTGTAATGTGCGGatcccaccactgcacacagcagcCGTTCTGTCCCTTCACAGCTGCGGACCACATGGGCTATGGTCAGACCCCAATTTTTCATGGTGCGTGAGGTCGTGTTGTGTCAGTACAGAGCGATCATAAGATACAGTGTAATGAATCATACATGAGCACAAGAAGCACAGCGCGCGCCGCTCATCAGAACGCTTTATTGTCAGCTCCGTATAAACCAGATTCCATACATCGGATCTCCACAGGATTATGTACAGGATTCACATTCCCTCTACAGGAGGATAAGGTGCAGGTCAGTCGCGCCACAGCCGAGAAACGCAACTGAGAGACGCAACAAGAAGTGACACAATGTAACCAGGCGTGGACCCGCCGGACACCGTGTGACCAAGGAGTGGACCACTGTAACCAGTCGTGGACCCACAGGAAACTGTAACCAGTTGTGGACCCGCTAGACACCGTGTGACCAAGGAGTAGACACCTGAAACCAGTCGTGGACTCGCCGGACATAGTGTGACCAAGGAGAGGACCACTGTAACCAGTCATGGACTCGCCGGACACAGTGTGAGCAAGGAGAGGACCACTGTAACCAGTTGTGGAATCGCCGGACACAAAGTGACCAACCAACAGACCACTGTAACCAGTCGTGGACCCGCCAGGCACCGTGTTACCAACGAGTGGACCATTATAACCAGTCGTGGACGCGCCAGACACCGTGTGACCAAGGAGCAGACCACTGTAACCAGTCGTGGACCCGCCAGGCACCGTGTGACCAAGGAGAGGACCACTGTAACCATTCGTGGACTTGCTGGATACCATGTGACCAACGAGTGGACCACTGTAACCAGTCGTGTACCCGCCTGACACAATGTGACCTGGCAATCTACCACTGTGACCAGTCAATACAAGGTAAGGTTTTTGTGGATTACTGTAACAAGAGGTTGAACCCGTCTGAATCAATGTAACTTTATGGGCAAAATCAACAAAAATCTAATGGTCATGTGGTGTACCCATTAGTAACAATGCCCGGTGTGCACCCCCATCAGGGACAGCTCGGGGGACTTATCACTGTGCTGGACCCCTCTTTTGAAGTACAATTGTATTCAATTTTGGCCTGTAAATTGTgcaattttgttttatttaaaaagtGCTTAAGTGGGTGGGATTACCGGGGGGCTGGGACCACCAACGGTACAACAGATTACCTGGCTGTGCACGCATGTAAAGAAATCACAGACAGCTCTGCATCCAATCTGCTGCATGTGAATATTCCCCACCGTGTGCAGCAGAGTACCATTcacatccagagcagcactcacaatTCTACTGGTGGGGGAGATCAGTGCATTGTGAGAGCGGATGGCACCGGGCCGCACGGTGGGGTCAAACCAGTTTATTTCCAAAAGAAAGCAGCTGAGTTTTGAAAGCAGCTTTGGCTCTGACTGGAGTAATatgtaaaaaaccccaaaaaccttaAAAACTGTAAACTACGGTATTTGGAAAGTGCCTCTCGTGTATCGGCCCTGAAACGTGGCAAAAATATCGAATTAACCTTTAACTACAGAACAGAAACATCTACAGCACAGGGTTCATGTCAGTGCATTCATCGTCCATAGAAAAATATTGTAGATCTATGTACAGGACACCGGCGGAGGGAACAAAGAAATCACACAGAATAGAAATGTTCACATTGCTCTGGTAGATAAAACCTCGAGGATGTGACCCCGCCGGACACCGGGGCCGGTCCCGGAGGAGATCAGCTGCGGCTCTGGGGGGACGGTGCCATGAGCTCCAGGCTGGGGATAAGGGACGCAGGCACTTCGGAGACATCTTCACAAACAACCGGCAGAGGAACCAGGGTTAGGAATCCTCCAAACACTATAAATAAGGGCTGCAGTATATGATCTGTAGACCCCGGGGGGTGCGAGGTCTGTAAGAGGTCATACATTAGACAGCGTAGCATCCTGCTGGTCAGAAGGACACATGCGTCCTGCCATTATAAGCATTAATTGGAAGCGCATGGACCTATACAGATAACGGGAATCCTGGGGCCAGCTGCGCTTTGCCGCTCTTCACTCCCAGATGGTGACTTTTTCCTCCGCCTCCTTATCTTGTGCTTTACCTATGTAGAGCTGTACAttcttatactccagtcacattCCAAGCTGCATTCACAAGGCCACATTTCCCAAGATGCACCACGGCAGAACATGCTCagcacagacactgaaccagcaggcgGCAGCCTGAGAGTGAGCAGAATTGAgagtgcagctctggctgtgactgtAAGTAAAGCCAACGATTTACAAAGCGACTCAGCAAGACCCAGGGGATTAAAGACTGAAAGACAATACTCAGGGGTACGGTCACCCCACATCCAGGCGTAGGCAGCAGCATCACCCCCTCCCCCCAAATTACACACAACACAAGGACCCCGACATAAAATAGAAAAACACTTCTTGCTACTAAAAACCCCACAAACATCAAAGACATAAGAAACCCATAAACGACAGGAGGTCCCTCGTAGAGCAGCTCCTCATGGCACCGCCGCGGTGGCACTCACCACTCAAAAATAGAGATGGTTTCGGAGTTTTGATATTTGCAGAACATCTCAGGATGGAAAGCGGCCGCGCCCCACAATGGAGGCTTCTTCCGCACCACCGCCAGACCAGGAGCCATCACAGGTCACAGCCAGAACTAATCTCCATAAACTGCAGGCCATGAGTGACTccttataaacagcagaacagcgaTTGCCACTCTGAAGCCCAAGATCACATTTCCCAGCATTCCCTGTTTGCTTAGGACCAACTTTCCACAAGGAGCCAAACAGAACCGGCTCAGTGGTTGTTCACCAATAACCTACTTCTATCACATGTGAGGCCGTCTTAAAGCGGTATTCTGGTTTATCCACTGGATGGTTGATGATTGTTAGATcagggtaaggggtactttgcacgttgcgacatcgctactgcgatatcgtcggggtcaaatcgaaagtgacacacatccggcgtcggtcacaacatgtaaagtctagatgcgccaataaacgatcgcaaaagcgtcgtaaatcggtgatctgtgtagtgtcggtcattttcataatgttgcaccaataggagatacgatgttgttcctcgttcctgcggcagcacacatcgctgtgtatgaagccgcaggagcgaggaacatctccttacctgcctccaccagctatgcggaaggaagaaggtgggtgggatttttacgtcccattcatctccgccccttcgcttctattggccgcctgccgtgtgacgtcgctgtaatgccgcacgacccgcccacttaggaaggaggcgggtcaccggccagagcgacgttgcagggcaggtgagtgcatgtgaagctgccgtagcgataatagtcgctacggcagctatcacaagatattgcatgtgcgacgggggcggggactatcgcgctcggcatcgctagcatcggctagcgatgtcgcagcgtgcaaagtacccctaagtctcagcACTGACACCTCCAGCAATCTCCAGAATGGGGGTCCCTAATTTTCGCTGCTACAAGGAGTTGGAACGCAGAAGGTGACGCCTGCTGAAGATCACCAAGTGCCACGCCTTCCAACACTTCCTGCCGCAAAGAAAAAGTGGGGTACAAATGGCCCCGTTCTGGAAATCGGTGGGACCCTCACAGATATAACAGTCATCACAGTTAATGCATAGGTGAGAATGTATATAGACCACGATACCCCTTTATCTGCCTCCCCTGTGATAGGACAGGAGTGTCGGTTCATAGGCaagaagcagaacagagagtgcagctctgaagtatgggCAGGATGTGGCTCTGCAGTTTATAGGATAATTCTGCCTCTCGCCTGTATAACGCTGCTCATATTCCAGTCTTTACATAAAGTGATATTTTGCAGAACAAACAGTCATTTCCCGGCGTGCACTGAGGGAAGGGTTTATTTCCCGGCAGCGGCCGCCGCTCCCTACACCAGCCCGCTCTGCAGGTGTATGTGAAACTGGTAGGGCTGGTAGAAGATGGCCGCCTGTCCTTGTGGGATGTAATAGTTGCTGAAGTTCCTGTCGCTCATGTACGGGGCCGGCTGGTAGTAACAGGTCACGTTGGCCGTGTTGGGGATGATGTTCTGTTCTCCGAGCACTTTCAATGCTAGGATGGTGATCATGTTAAGAGTCTGCCTGCGCTCGTGGCCCATCAGACACACCGTGCTCTCATTGACCACGGAGCGCAGGGTCATCAGATAGTCATACTTGGTCTTCTCCTCCCCGATGAAGTGATTGCGCAGGTAAGACTCGATTTTCCGCTGCTGTTCGGTCACGTCAGGAAAGTCAATGAAGAACCTGGAACACATGTAGCGCTCCAAGGACTTGATTTCTGCCTCGCTGGCCGGCTTGTAATCGCGGACAAGGAGGTTGCTGTATTTTAGAAGTCCTCCCCCTCGGATCTCCTCGGGATTCCTGGTGGCGATAAGTTTGCCCCCCAGATGTTCCATTGCTTCCTGGAAATCTCCGTACATGCTCTCGGCCACCACAGCGGGGTAGGTGTCTGGCACCAGCTCACGGTCCTCATCTGTGTAGACATCGAGGATGGAGTCCAGGATGATCTGGAAAGAGTCTACACTAAACTCAAACTGTCTACGGAGGGAGTTCACGAACTTCAGCTCCACGTTCTTCCCGCTGTTGTTGGACAGAGAGATTAAGCtccagcggtcgtggtctgtggacaCCTTCACCATCTTCTGGACGTAGGCCTCGTTCATGGTGACGGCCGTGATCTTCTCCTTGTTGACGCATTTTGGGAGAAAGTCTAAGAGAGAATCCAAGACGATGTCCTTGACCGTCTGGAAGGCTTGCTCATCTGGAAGCTCTACGCCAAAAATGATGTCCAAGTCCTTGCAGCTGGTGCCGCTCTGCTGCATGAGGATGTAACTGGCCGTGGAGCCGTTGAGTCGAATGTCCCGTATCGCGATCTCCTTCTTCATCAGCTGCTCCTTCACAGTGTGGATGATATCTTTGGGCTTCACCTCCATGGTGGGGAAGTTGCCTCTGCCATGGATGGGCACGATGTCCGTCAGGACCTGATTGAGGATGGTGATTTGATCCTGGCTCAGATTGCTGAATCTGCGGTCCGACTCTTCGGTCATGGCGGATGCTCAGTGGTGAAACTGTAACAGAAAAGGATGATGAGGGCATTAGTATTGAAAGTAGAGGACACAAGAACACAAACCACATGCTCTAAAAAAGCTGCATGATGCGTGCACAGGTTATGGTTCAGCCCCTGAACCGCGTTCAGCTCCCGAGCGAAGGACAGATGATGATGATGTGAGTAACGAACGCTGATAAACAACGTGGTCCTGAAGCGTTTATTGTGGAGCGAACATCATTCCTCCGAGGCCAAAGACCGCGACGTGGGAGCTGTACGCGGCACATCATCTCCCCGGTGTGTGCAGATAATTGCAGGTTAATGAGAGGCGATGTACGAGCGCGGCCGCTGCCTGGGACCGGCGCTGATTAACCCCTTACAGCGCCGGTCTCTGCAGATGCTGAGCTGCGAGCGATCACCCTCATCCTGTTCTATGGGTGGGATATTTCATGGCAGGGTCAGGAGCAGAGG is part of the Anomaloglossus baeobatrachus isolate aAnoBae1 chromosome 9, aAnoBae1.hap1, whole genome shotgun sequence genome and encodes:
- the TENT5D gene encoding terminal nucleotidyltransferase 5D produces the protein MTEESDRRFSNLSQDQITILNQVLTDIVPIHGRGNFPTMEVKPKDIIHTVKEQLMKKEIAIRDIRLNGSTASYILMQQSGTSCKDLDIIFGVELPDEQAFQTVKDIVLDSLLDFLPKCVNKEKITAVTMNEAYVQKMVKVSTDHDRWSLISLSNNSGKNVELKFVNSLRRQFEFSVDSFQIILDSILDVYTDEDRELVPDTYPAVVAESMYGDFQEAMEHLGGKLIATRNPEEIRGGGLLKYSNLLVRDYKPASEAEIKSLERYMCSRFFIDFPDVTEQQRKIESYLRNHFIGEEKTKYDYLMTLRSVVNESTVCLMGHERRQTLNMITILALKVLGEQNIIPNTANVTCYYQPAPYMSDRNFSNYYIPQGQAAIFYQPYQFHIHLQSGLV